CCTCTAGGCTTTCTACTACCAGAACTCAGCTCGACTACAATTTGAGGATACTGAAAATGGAAATTTCTAAATAAAATTATCTGTTGGCTCCGTTGTTACCATAAGTGCTCAATTAGCTCTTGGACTACTATAAAACTTCTATTTGTCAATATAAAAAGCTAACTAACCTGGAGGAAGCTGGGAAGCATCTACAACATCACTTACGTCCTTGACTGTCTCAGATTCGGCAGCCTCTAGTGGTGTCCTTGGAACAGCCATCATACCAGTTCTAGCAATCTCGAGGATTCCAAAAGGttgaatcaattgaacaaaaCTGGTAACTCTAGATGGTTTAGCACTAAGCTCAACGATACAGTTACGATCACTGATATCAACAATACGTCCTCCAAATTGCTGGGCCAACTTGGTAATGCTGTCCAGATGTTGGTACTTCTGTCTGAGTCTCTCAGAAGGTAGCAAGTTGGTTGGGTGAAATTTAGACTCAGAAGCAGCCAAGTCGGGAGCAGATTCTTCAAGACCGTTATGATGGGCTATAAGCTGTTGGAAGTATTCTGGTCCCAGAAGGGAAACTCTGGCCAACAAAAGCTCCCTCTTGATGATCTCTGCATTGGTGTAATCCAGAACTGCGTACACAGGAACTAAGTCCTCAATTTGTCTTCTAGCCTGCTCAATAACAGCGTCTTGTCCATTCAAAACTATTGTCATTCTGGATAAATCCTTGACGTCGGTGTTGCAAACAACCAGAGAGTCAATGTTGAATCCACGAGCAGCAAGAGTTCCAGAAACCAAGGACAAGACACCAGGTTCATTTTGAACCAAGCAGTTAAGAACGTGCTCGGTGGAAGGATCTTTGGATGGCTCTGGTGTCTCGTAGATAATACTGGACACCGCGGCGTTGGCTGACCAAGTGGGGGTCTCCAACGTGGGCAAAGGGGGccttttcttgtttctaTGCAAAGTTTTGTAAGCAAGGGCACTAGTAGAGCTTGAAGAGTACCTTGATAGGACCCTAAACGGCATCAAGGCCTTAGGCATCATTAATCTTCCAGCGGACATTAATGGGGGGAGTGGAAATAAAAATATTTGAAGGCCCGCGAGTCGAATTTTTTTTATATGCTTGACTCATTCGCTAATTGGATGAGTGGAAACTCATCCAAGGAAGGAGGGGTGGGATACAATCAACTGGTTTATACAATAAATAGGTGTTTAATTACTTATCTAAACTAAAACTTGGCTTCAAACTCACTAGTCAATCTCTTAGCAACAGCTTTGATAAACTCCTCAGTGTTCACATAAGAAGATCTGTCAGTCTCACCTCTTGCAAGAGCGAGATCTTTGGTCATGATTCCATCCAATTTAACTGTGTTGATAGTGGCATTTTCCAGAAGTTGACCAAACTCAACAACAGGAAGAGTGTTGTCCAGTAGTCCTCTTTGAATTAAACCTCTAGTCCAAGCGAAGATAGAGGCAATAGAGTTGGTGGAGGTCTCCTTACCTTGCTGGTGTTGTCTGTAATGTCTAGTGACGGTTCCATGAGCAGCTTCACTCTCAAAAGCAGTTCCATCTGGGGTCGTCAAAACAGAGGTCATCAAACCTAAAGATCCGAAACCTTGGGCAACAATGTCGGATTGCACGTCACCATCGTAGTTCTTCATAGCAATGATATAGCCTCcctttgatttcaacaTCTGAGCAACCATATCGTCAATGAGACGGTGCTCATACCAAATACCGGCCTTctcaaaagattctttgaattgtGTTTCGTACGTTTCGTCAAAGATGTCTTTGAATCTACCATCATATTTCTTCAGGATGGTATTCTTGGTGGTCGAGAACAGGttcactttcttttctagAGCAAGTTTGAAGGAGGAAAGAGCAAAGTCTCGGATAGAATCATCCAAGTTGTACATAGTCAGAGCGACACCGGCAGATGGGTAGTCGAAAACCTTTGTCTCGACAGGGTCAGATCCGTCCTTTGGAGTGAAAACCAACTTCAACTCACCAGCTTTTGGAATCAGCAAATCGGTGGCTCTATATTGGTCACCGTAAGCATGTCTTCCAATGATAATTGGCTTCTCCCACTGAGGAATAATTCTTGGGATGTTGTCAATGACAATTGGCTCTCTGAAAACGGTTCCGCCCAATATGTTTCTGATTGTACCGTTGGGAGACAGCcacattttcttcaaaccaaACTCCTCAACTCTGGCTTCATCTGGGGTAATGGTGGCACACTTGACACCGACACCATACTTCTTGATGGCCTCAGCAGCATCTATAGTGACTTGGTCGTCGGTTTGATCTCTATACTCGATTCCCAAGTCGTAGTACTTTAGGTCGAtatccaaaaatggaagaatCAACTCATCTTTGATGAGTTTCCAGATGATTCTCGTCATTTCATCACCATCCATCTCCACTAATGGAGTCTTCACTGAAATTTTTGCATGAGCCATCTTACAATATGATATACctaaaaaaaagaagaacaagtGAAAAACCGTAACCTTCCCCATGGGGAAACCTCCACTATTTATATACATGTCCCCCGGAGCGAGAAAAACTGGAGGATTATCTTGGATCTCGCTTCCGACAATTTTTCGGAGTTGAAATTCCTAGATTTAGCGTAGAGGGACGGTGGCTCGGGAATTTTCTCACCTGTCAAAAAGGTTTTGCACCAATTAATTGGCACATTCAATTGGGTCAGAAAAAAAGTTGCCCAATCAAGCTTATACCCTGTAAAAATTCCGACAAAGTCCGCCCATCGAGTGCCGTTTTCTGATTTGATTCTTAGCGGCTGCTTGTTTGAGGAGGAATATTTGGATCTGGGATCTGGCGGAGTGCGAATGATTCTCCGAGCATGGCACCGAAAATCTTCAATTCGAGGTAGGAACACAAGCGCTACCCAACCCCACCTACTAACCGGCGGCAGTTTGTAGGACTCGATGTTAATAGCACGTGATTTGGATCTTCACTAAATGAATGTTTGGTGGGGGTAGAGGAGAAACTAAATGAAGGGCTAATGATTTCAGATATGCCCTCGCACTAGTACCAGAAGATCATAAATCCAGAGCTGGCTAACCCTTTTATAATACGCAAAGTTAAGGCTAATAGTAGAACGAAGCCAACTAAGTCCTCTTAGTTTTTGAGAATCCTCCTTTTGCTCGTAATAGACTGTTTTGGCACAGTAGCTTgccaaaatcaaaaacGTTCTCTGTAGTCCCAAGGGATTCTGCAATGCTTCATCCAAAAACCTAGTTAAATCGTTGGTTTTCAAGATCAGCAGTACAATTCTTGGAATATGGCTAAGAAGACCCATTAAGTCATACACCAGTCCTTCGCTCAATAATGCTTGGTGCATCCTATCGATTTCAGAGTCTTCCCTTTGCGTGTGGACTTTTCCTGATAGCGCATGATCTATATCTCTTCCGGTGATGGCAGCTGCAAATAAAGGAAATTGTTTGTCCGTAATTCCAGCAACGCGTTTGGCATAAACTTTCATCTTTGTGGTATCATTGTCCAGCATTGCGAGCCAGAAATGAGCGTAATCCCTCTTCATTTGTAGTGGAATATCTCTGTACAGTCCGTGATCATAGagaacaatttcaaagttgtgACCGTTCTTTTTGTGATCCAAAGGTCTGATCGCAAGGTTACCTCCGTGAGGATCACAGTGCAATGAAACGTCTGGTGTAAAAATCATATTGTTGAAAGTATGAGAGAGACAACTAGACACCTCACTCCGACTGATGTTGTGAGAGTCTATAAACTTCAAGTCATCTAAACGCCCTCCAGGAACGTACTCTAGTATCAAAACTCTTTTGTGAGCTTCAATGACTTTTGGAATCCTGAGCGCAGtttgcttttgaaacttcttgaaatattcaGCTGTCTTGATAGCATTTTTTGCCTCATTCTGGAAATCTAACTCGACATAAATGGAACTTTGCAGCTCATCACTCAACCATGTCAACGAATAATCAGGAAAAACCTTTGCCATGAGATCAAAAACAGTCTTTGTCAATAGGATGTCTAATGGAACAAACTCCTGTAAGGAAGGGTGTTGAAATTTTATGGCCACTTTTTCTTCGGAATTTCTTAGAGTACCAATGTGCACTTGTGCCAAAGATGCTACTCCTATAGGCTCTTCATCTATAGAGCTGAACACTTCATCAAATTTCTCACCtgtatctttttcaaacatTGCCTTAATATCGGTCAAGGAAGACTTTGGACATTCATCTTGTAGTGGAATCATCGTCTCAGTCCATTCCTTTGGTAGTAAGTATGTCATAGCACTAACATGCTGACCTAGTTTGATATAAATTCCCCCGTTGGTCCTTAATGCATCTAAAGTGACCAAAGCTGCCCTTTTGTGGGTCTCATCCAACTCCTTGTAATATTCTTCCTTGGAATCAAAGTTCTTTGTCAGCACAGTGGAGTAGTACTTGAAACATTTCATGGTAGCAAGAGTTACTACACCTACCCTTTCTCCAGTTAACACCAAGTGATTGACACCGTTCCTGAATGAATCATTTGCAAAATATAGTCCTCCTGTGACACCAACCACTACAAATCCCACTTTGTGGCCTCTAAATGAGCGGGATTTTGCCTTTGGCTGACTTGAGAGTCTTCTAACCCAAGAAAtgccattttttttcaagttttggcTGATAGTACGATTAAACATGAAAAATCCCTGAGAAAAATACGTCTCTTGCATCGAATAAATAGTAACCCCAGATATCTCGAATGCTTTGGGGAGATCAACCGTTGAATTCTTCGGAGTAAGGGGGAATTGGTTTTGCATCCTGAAAGGAACCGAACCGGTTACGTTTAGCAGACTAGCATCACTGATACTCTCAATATGAATCAGATTGAAAGTCATCTACATCCGATTGTGAAAAGTCTATCGGTTTAGGAATCGTGTCGATATAATGCAGGAGAAAACCTTCTACGGCAGTTGATCGCCTAGAAACGCCTAATTAACTCCACAATCCCTTGATTTTTACCATCTCTATATGATGTGCTCATCATCTACGCTGGTATATACAAGAATGTCATTATCATTAATTTTACGTCTTCTGAAAGGTAACAATGGAAGATTAATATGGGTAGTTCCAAATAGGGGCAGCAGGCTGTTGTGATTGCTCCTGAGGCGGTTGCTCGGGTGTATTTCCCGTTCGCATCCTTACAACGTTCACTCCAAGTTGGGAGCTTTGCTGCTGCCTCTGTTGCAACTGCTGCTGCTCATGTTGCTCTTGAGATCTGGGCGTTAATGATCTCGGTTGGAGCTGTTCATTTTGATGACCGTCCTGCAGTTCTTCCTGTCCGGTGAAATTCTGCGTGAACGGACGAGTCAGCTGTTCATTCTCGCTCATTCTATTTGGCGATCCAGGAAAAATGGGAGAAGAACGTTGTACGGAGTCATTAGGTAAATTAGATGACGAGCCAAGCATCTGGGAAACTGGAGCAATCggctgttgctgctgcgTCTTCtgatgttgatgatgttgctgctgctgttgctgatgTGGCtgatgttgttgatgttgttgtgGTTGCTGatgttgctgttgctgttgctgttgctgttgttgacgttgatgttgttgttgatgttgctgttgctgttcCTGCTGGGCTGGGAATCTATCACGAGAAAACGATGAGATATCTGCATAAGtgaaatcaatttcattacTGTTTTGAAATAATGAATTCTCCGCCATAGGAAAGCTTGTACTGACCGGAGTCAAATCATCAACTGCATCATCAAAGTCATTCAAGTCCATAAAGAAATTGTCATTAAGAAACTCGAtattcttttgaatattctCGCTATTTTCCATGCTGAAAAGTGGAAAGCTTTCCATAATCTGTTTAGCTTGAGACGATTGAGGACCCTCTGTTTCTATACTTTGTCTATAGCCCTTGTTATTAGATTGGTGACTGAAACTGCCATTTACACTTGCAGGTTGGCTGGAAGGCTGGGACACCAATGTAGGGACAAACTGTGTATCAATATTTCTGAACACGGGACATTGCACAGGTTCAGCAACGTTATTGGAACTATTGCTATTACTGCCTTTCAGCCTCTTGAACAGATTGGTTGCCGAAGGCGATTGACTTGAGTTCTTGCGGTCATGAAtggattttctttcaatacCTGAATTCAAattgtcaaagttgataCTAAACAGTCTGTTGGAGTTCACCAAGACATTATAGAAGAATCTGATCAGTTTCTTTAATCTCCAGGCGTAATAGTAGTTCTTGGTGAGTTGATCCAACTTTTCCagaaagttcttcaagtaTTGGAATAGTCTCATCAAAAGGTCATCCCTAGCAATCCCATTGTGATTCAGAAGTTGGATAGTAGGTTCTGAATCCTGTTGCAATCTCAGAATTATCgaaatcaaaaactgatTCGATCGGTGGTTGagaatcatcagaaatGGGTATAACATCAACTCTCCGCCATGATTAGGGAAATACTTCGCAGAGTTATCAAAAAAGTCTCCAAATAACTTGTAATCCTCAATTGCAAGCAATAGAGTATCTTCGAAATAGCGGTTGAAGTAACCTTGATACGTTgctattttttcttcaggaCAGCTTTGTAGTTCCTTTTCGTAGTTAATGAACATTATATAGTTGATCACAAATAGGAGGATTTTAGCAGTCAAGAAAAGCCTGAACTTGAATATTCTAACCACAATGTCAAGCttggaagagtttgaagagtcTTCGTAGAATACCAAGAACGGCTCTGTTTTCATGTCCCACGGAGTAGGTATGCCTGTATATCTTTCATCTCTCTTAACAATGTCATTCAGTTTGCCTAGAACTAGATCGACATTCTCCTTAGAAGGAACTTTGCTATGGTTGATCAGCAGATCCATACCCTGAAAGATGGTATAATTAACCTCATATTCCAGCTTGTAGTTGGAGACAACTTTTAGTTCTCTTTCCAGAAGCGCTGGGTCTGAGAATGCTTCAGACAACAATTCAGATTCAACTTCGCCAGGAAGTTTGCAATCCCATGATTTATTTTGAGTGCCCATGACAGGATCCATATCCAGGTTGATGGCCAACATTTTTGAGTAGTCTCCAAGACTGATATTAGTCACCACATTCAAACTAATCAGAGTGAACCAAAGCTTCCTCCATAAATGCCTTTTACGGAATAGGTTTATGTTTGCTTGTGAGTCATTGGAACAAGTCGATTGGAAATTTCTGTAGAATAATGGGTCTCTGTTGATTCCAATTGTGTTGGCTAAAGTGACTAGGGAACTTAGGAAATTAATGCTGTTGAGGTTTAACGATTCGCTAGTGATATCCCCAGTGGCATCGCTTGCACTGGATGTATTGTATGAATCGTCCAAATCAAATCCGTCTTCCggagaaaaaatattgtaacacttcaaaaagattccaactTGTAGAATCACAATTGATGGCTTCCCAAACATCTTAGTGTTGGTGAAAATTTCCTTGATGAGGTCAACTAGAACCATGGGGACTAGATTCTCCGGTTTTGACATGATCTTCTCCTCATTAGTAAGAGGTCTATCGTACTTTCGGGCTAAATTAATAGGCAATGATAACCAACTTAAGCGTATCAATAATATCAAAAGACAGACAGTCATGAAGTCCTCATTGTAGTTGCTTCCCAGTGAACTGAGTCTGATTTTATTTGTAGAACCATCTTTAGGACCAATAATGCTAGCCACTTTTTTGCGGAATGAAACCTCGTCAATGCAGGGAAATTGAAGGTAAAGGAGGTCAAAAAATCGATCCACAAGTAGCCAACATACTTTTCTAGGAGGTATGTTTTTCTCTATAATGTTGATCGCCTGCTTGGTATTCGAGTAATTTAGATGCTTGACAGATGTAATGGTGAAGGtctttatttttttcttgctaGATTTGGGCTTCTTGCTGTTCATATCACATCCAAGAACAGGGCACCCAGTATTTCCGCCATTCCATTTGTCGTCATCTTGAGATGTATCTAACTGCATTGGGGTAAGAGTTAGAGGCGATTGATACACACTTGGGGAAGGCGTATTAGAAGGACTAATCTTGCTTTCATCGCTGCtagattttttcatctgcACGGATCCTGGGTTATGGTTCATTGCTGTGTTTGTCGAATCCAACATTGGAGAGTTATAGGCCGACGCAACCAGTGCTCTTTTTGCCAAGTTAGTGTCATTCAACTTGGACAATTTCTCTCTAAAGAGAGATCTTGCATCTCCAATCATCAAGGGGCATACTCTGGGTTCGTTCTTGTCTTCCTCTGAAGACAAGTTGGGGAAAACGGACTCAGAAGTTGGAATTACAGGACATTTTCCGGTATTACCACTCAAGAGGTTCACCTCCTTCATATTAACAACGTCTTTCTCCATGTTACCCGAGACAGGGCATTGTCCCATCTCTCCGGTGACGGGGCACATGGAAGTTGGAGCAGCACCCGATGAGGAATCGTTGGATGAGGGAGTTGTGGTTTGACTTATCGTCCTATCTGATGATAGAACTTCCTTTTTAATTTCAGTTTCCTTGAAGTCTGATTGGTTCGATTGATCCATGTGCTCAAAGGGACGTTTAGAGGAGTTGGAAAGGCCAGAGGTAAAGTCCACGGCAAGGGTATTGGGTTCCTGAAAATTAGATCCGGATGATAAGGAATTTTTGAGTGGAGTAGACAAGGATCCCAAAGATGCCAGTGACGCATCGGCCACTGTATGGTTATTGTAATAGTACTCATAATGTCGtctcaagttgaaaatCTTCTGCCACAAATCGTTCAGATAGGCATCAGTCTTGGTAATGAAGAGCCAGGAGAATATGTTGATTTTGTAGATCAAGGGGAACATGAACTTTTGTTCGTGTCTGGTCGTGTATAAGATATCCGAGTTTGCTATTAGATTCACCACTTCCCTGTCATCGGGGAGGGATCCATCAGCATTTCGATGTATCTGGGCCCCAGTGTCGCCTTTTTCCATCAGCAGCTTCTCCAGATCCTGGACTCTTTGACGAAGTTGTCGGACCTCCTCGTCTTTTTGGATTGAGTCACTTTGGTTATGATCTAAGGTATTACTGGGAGTATTGACAATAATGGACGCAGGGACGGGTTGAGCACTCGTCAACTGCTCCGGATTGCCACCCATTGAAAGAAGCTCACTGTTTACCAGTGGTTTGGCCCACGAGGGCTCTAGATAATAGCATAAATGAGGAACACCATTTTTCTTACAGTTAGTGCAAATCGGTTTTTTCTTATCACACTTCACTTTTCGACGACGACAAATCGTACATGATACTGGAActctgtttctctttcgCTTTAGTTTGATCCGCTCGGAGGGACAAAGGTTCTCGTCTTGTGAACCCATGAAGTATTGATGTTTTTGCTACGGAAGGTGTCCAATAGTCTAGATTTTAGagataattttttttatcttttccATCAGTGAATGTAGTGCACTGCTCCAAGGGGACTGACTTTCCAACAAGAATGAGGCGGCCAGGTTTTTTCAGGGATAGTTATTAGGTTTGCCGAGACTTACCGAATAAGAAAAGTGAGAAAAAAAGgtaaaaaagaaacgaatCCTGCAAGCAGTTCCGGCGCTCCACCCAAAAAGGTTATTTTGCGTGAATTTTCTCTGCGATCCACTATTATGTAAGATGTGAACCCCTAAATTATCATATATGCAACTCCTTGGAGACTTCCTGGAGTAGAAGATCtatcaactcttcaaagCTCTTTTTCTTAACGTCCCGTATTGTGGAGCGCATCCTCTCAAAACAGACTTTGAAGTCCTGCGCAGTCCATAAGTTGCGGCCATGGAACGCAGACAGTGCGTTCCAATCTACCATTTCTGCTGAGGTGTAGCCTAACTCCTTGATCCTGCTTAGTAACCAGATGCGGTCCGCAGCATCAATGGTTAGGGCTCTCTCCGTAGCATCTCTTTTTAGTAGCTTGTTCCATTTGTAACGGCACTGGATACGTGATCTAGTACCGTTTATTCGTTCACTGACTACCGTCCAATTAATAACATTATTCGAAGACTCATCGTTCAAGAGTTCATGCACCACCTGACGcaacttttcttcttcttcttctgacCATTTATTAACCATTCTCCGATTGCCACACTTGATATAGTTTCTCCATCGATCACGACAATCTTCAGGCATACGACCCATCTTCATACCGATCAGCTTCCACTGCCCCTCCTGTTCCGTGGCCAGTCTTGctaactcttcttcttcctctggTGTCCACTTGCCTCGAGTTTGGAAAATATGATAGGTCCTTCTCACATGCTTATATAATGAAGAGCGGGACCGATGCTCCAGTACACGATGCAAAGAATCCCAGAAATCATCCTTTTTACGGTCATTCGACCATATTCTATGACAAATGTCATCTCTCGTCATGTTATGGATCTTACAATACTCCATAATAAATGCATCTATAGCCTCGCATTCTTCTTTACCGAACAGCTTCCCGTAAGTTTTACCTCCAGATATCCAGTTTGAAGCTTTTGCAGCGGCAGCAGCAACCAGCTCGGCAGCTTCATCGTGGCCTCCGTTGGGCTTGAGATCCGCCTCACCCGCGTTGTGACCCAAGTGATTGCCCTGCTGTCTATCGGAATCCTTTTTATTATTATCATCGCCAACGTCTCCAACGGCGGCGGCCATTATCTGTGCAGCAGCTTGTGAGGCCTGAGCTGCCAATTGCTGCTGGCTTATCTCAATGTCGTGATGGCGTAAATAATCCTGGTCCAGTTGTGCGAGGGTCCTAGCATCCATCAACACATTCTGTACGTACTGGTCGTGATCAGTTGCTGCCTCAGAATCCAGCTGAGCAAGTTCCGGGTCAATTTTTTGGTTGGTGTGGTGGCTTTTATTGCCGTTGCTATCTGTGTTTGAGTTTCTAAGACGGTGTCCGTTATCGTCTTCAGTTCCTGATAAATGAGAATTTCCGTTACCATTGTGGATGGAGGacgtcttcttcttcttgttttgAGGCTGGAAATTGAAGTCCTCATCCAGAAAGCCGGTCCATTGCTGCAACTCAGTAATATTAGACATATCCTCGGTAAAATGGcgtttctttgaatccaaaTTGCCTCCGACAAAGCGCATGACGGCAGCTTCTACTGCCTCACTAGCCAGATCTTGGGTgaacttcttttctgtCTCATCTGTgtcttttgttttgttgCCCAATTGAAGCAGCGCCTGAGCGCCACCCAGCTCTTGGGTGGCTTGCGGAGGAACAGCATCTGCTGGGATAAGTTTGGAGTCATTTTGTTCTATCGTCGGACTCGTTTCATTGTGCTCACTGAGCTGTTGTGGGGGATTATCTTGAGACATGCTGTGATATATATATCAATGGTTACCCTAATTGACAGGGTAATGTTTGTTCTCCctcaaaaagaaaaagttaAGGATTGTTGAGTACACGACAGTTGCTAGTGGGGAACCGTTACTGGAAGGGGCAGGTCCTGGAATGTTGCAAGGAGGGAAGATACTCTCCAGGTTGACGAGGAGTGTCGTTCAGAGAAACGGAAATCCAAGGGAAATTAGCTGATCAAGCTGGTTGGTTTTATAATTAGTGTCCACTGAATCAAGAAAGTGGGCAAAAGGCAATCATATGCTAACTTGAACgttattcttcaactaATCACTCCTAGCAAATCCTGCCTCTGATTTACAAACATTTAATACACAGTTATATTATTTTTCCTGCTACAGATTCTACCTAGAACTTGGAGAACTTCTTGTTACCACCGACAGCAGGAGTAACCTTCAGAACGTTGAATCTAACAGTCTTGGAGAGAGGTCTGCACTGACCAACAGTGACCAAGTCACCTTCGTTGACACGGAAAGCTGGGGAAACATGAGCAGCAACGTTCTTGTGACGCTTCTCGTATCTGTTGTATTTTGGAACGTAGTGCAAGTAGTCtcttctgatgatgatggttCTGTGCATCTTGGTAGAAATAACAGTTCCGGTCAGAATCTTACCACGGATGGAAACGGTACCAGTGAATGGACACTTCTTGTCAATGTAAGAACCCTCGATGGCGGACTTTGGGGTCTTGAATCCCAGTCCGACGTCCTTGTGCCATCTCTTAGTACGCTTGTTGGCCTTGGCCTTTGGGTTGGTGAAGATGTGAGGTTGCTTGGATGGGTTAGTATCACCTTGTTCATTTGTGCGTTTACTTCTTCTTAAGTTTGGACAAACTTACCTTCTGGAAAGCCTTCTCAGACTGAACAATCAATTCGGTAGCCATCTTGTGATTATGTTCTAGTTGTGATGTGAATAAAATTATTCAAGGTGAAGGATAGCGAGGGTTGGGAAAGTCGTGTATTGTTGccgaaaaaaaaagttggaaaaatAGTCACATTTTTTGGTGGGAATTATACGAGCGAAAAGCCTTTTGGTCACGAGACAGAAGGTTAGCCCTCAGTACGATCATGTGATGAATATACTTCCATCAGACATTTGAGACGTGTCCGTCCACAATACGGTTGGAAATACCAGCTCTGACTCGTAATACAGTCTTAATATACCTGCCTATTGGTACTTATCACTTATGTACTTTTTAATGATTTGATGGAGCATTAACCTTGGAAATCTGTAACTTTTTACCAGCCCATTGTGTCAAGCTACTCAATAACTTGTTGGCATCGTGGAGTTCTTGCATTTCAGAGCATCCCCCTCGGGAGATTCCATTCACTAGCAAATTAGGGACAGTGGATCTACCTGTGATCTCGCCAATGTACTGTTGCAATTCAGGTCCATGTGTGTGAAGATCTAGCTCCACGATGGTGGGAGCAGGTGTAATCTCATAATTGTTTTGTAACATGGCCTTGagcttcttggagaatggACATCCTCTCTTACTAAATATAACCATTGGTGACATGGAAATAATCTCTGCAAACTCCTTGGCAGGGTCAAACGGctcagtttctttggttaAACCATCACTCTTGGCAACTTGTTTTGGGTTACTACTGGATTCTTCAGCATCTTTGACTTTGCTCTCATCAATTTCACCCTTCTCGTTAACAACTCTGTCATTCTGGTTAACCATGTGGTCT
This window of the Komagataella phaffii GS115 chromosome 2, complete sequence genome carries:
- a CDS encoding Cis-golgi localized monothiol glutaredoxin that binds an iron-sulfur cluster; this translates as MAKLDKRTRILGLAALVLTIFLLITISHSDVSNVQIVDQTTSGKVKIQVETPEKIPPITPKVPADKSDIDHMVNQNDRVVNEKGEIDESKVKDAEESSSNPKQVAKSDGLTKETEPFDPAKEFAEIISMSPMVIFSKRGCPFSKKLKAMLQNNYEITPAPTIVELDLHTHGPELQQYIGEITGRSTVPNLLVNGISRGGCSEMQELHDANKLLSSLTQWAGKKLQISKVNAPSNH
- a CDS encoding 40S ribosomal protein S11 encodes the protein MATELIVQSEKAFQKQPHIFTNPKAKANKRTKRWHKDVGLGFKTPKSAIEGSYIDKKCPFTGTVSIRGKILTGTVISTKMHRTIIIRRDYLHYVPKYNRYEKRHKNVAAHVSPAFRVNEGDLVTVGQCRPLSKTVRFNVLKVTPAVGGNKKFSKF
- a CDS encoding Cytosolic NADP-specific isocitrate dehydrogenase, with protein sequence MGKVTVFHLFFFFLGISYCKMAHAKISVKTPLVEMDGDEMTRIIWKLIKDELILPFLDIDLKYYDLGIEYRDQTDDQVTIDAAEAIKKYGVGVKCATITPDEARVEEFGLKKMWLSPNGTIRNILGGTVFREPIVIDNIPRIIPQWEKPIIIGRHAYGDQYRATDLLIPKAGELKLVFTPKDGSDPVETKVFDYPSAGVALTMYNLDDSIRDFALSSFKLALEKKVNLFSTTKNTILKKYDGRFKDIFDETYETQFKESFEKAGIWYEHRLIDDMVAQMLKSKGGYIIAMKNYDGDVQSDIVAQGFGSLGLMTSVLTTPDGTAFESEAAHGTVTRHYRQHQQGKETSTNSIASIFAWTRGLIQRGLLDNTLPVVEFGQLLENATINTVKLDGIMTKDLALARGETDRSSYVNTEEFIKAVAKRLTSEFEAKF